The following coding sequences lie in one Saimiri boliviensis isolate mSaiBol1 chromosome 6, mSaiBol1.pri, whole genome shotgun sequence genomic window:
- the LOC120364628 gene encoding large ribosomal subunit protein eL39-like, whose product MSSHKTFRIKRFLAKKQKQNHPIPQWIRMKTGNKIRYNSKRRHWRRTRLGLSEITHIHAVPRSQSSVTKPSYRETFE is encoded by the coding sequence ATGTCTTCTCACAAGACTTTCAGGATTAAGCGATTCCtggccaagaaacaaaagcaaaatcatcCCATTCCCCAGTGGATTCGGatgaaaactggtaataaaatcAGGTACAACTCCAAAAGGAGACACTGGAGAAGAACGAGGCTTGGTCTGTCAGAAATCACACATATTCATGCTGTCCCAAGGTCACAATCGAGTGTTACTAAACCAAGCTATCGGGAGACGTTTGAATAG